In a genomic window of Bacteroidota bacterium:
- a CDS encoding aminotransferase class I/II-fold pyridoxal phosphate-dependent enzyme — MIKVAIESKLPSVGTSIFSVMSALANAHGAINLSQGFPDFSMDPRMKSLVTEAMAKGFNQYTAATGLPALREQISALATECYGIEVNPESEVTVTSGGTEALFCAIAATISEGDEVIVFEPCYDSYVPVIELFGGVPIYVPLDFPDYKINWQNVKKRVSSRTRMIILNSPHNPTGSTLDAADLAELAKIVQANPIVILSDEVYEHIIFDGADHQSILRHKDLAKRSFVVSSFGKTFHATGWKVGYCIAPEHLSKEFRKIHQFVTFSTSTPFQWAIAEYMKDRSHILELRNFYQTKRDYFLDLMKQSRFEPLTSKGTYFQLMKYDQISKKGDKSFAEWLTVEKGVATIPVSVFYHSGEDNKVLRFCFAKENSTLEKAAEILIRL, encoded by the coding sequence ATGATCAAAGTGGCAATCGAATCCAAGCTTCCATCGGTCGGAACATCGATCTTTTCGGTGATGTCTGCACTGGCGAATGCGCATGGAGCGATCAACCTGTCCCAAGGTTTTCCGGATTTTTCAATGGATCCACGCATGAAGTCGTTGGTGACAGAGGCCATGGCCAAGGGCTTCAACCAATATACTGCCGCCACAGGTTTGCCAGCATTGCGTGAACAGATTTCCGCGCTTGCCACGGAATGTTACGGGATCGAGGTAAATCCCGAGTCGGAAGTCACCGTGACATCGGGCGGGACAGAGGCACTTTTCTGTGCGATTGCTGCCACCATCAGCGAAGGAGATGAAGTCATTGTCTTCGAGCCTTGCTATGACTCTTATGTGCCGGTGATCGAACTATTTGGCGGCGTACCTATCTATGTGCCATTGGATTTTCCCGACTACAAGATCAATTGGCAGAATGTCAAAAAGCGTGTGAGCTCGCGCACGCGCATGATCATTTTGAATTCGCCGCATAACCCGACGGGCAGTACTTTAGATGCTGCAGACCTTGCCGAGCTAGCCAAAATCGTTCAAGCCAATCCGATTGTGATCCTCAGTGACGAAGTCTATGAGCACATTATTTTTGATGGAGCTGACCATCAGAGCATCTTGCGCCACAAGGACCTTGCAAAGCGTAGCTTCGTGGTTTCCTCCTTTGGCAAGACATTTCACGCTACGGGATGGAAAGTAGGGTATTGCATTGCTCCTGAGCATCTGAGCAAAGAATTCAGAAAGATCCATCAGTTTGTCACGTTCAGCACTTCGACTCCCTTCCAATGGGCCATTGCTGAATATATGAAGGATCGGTCGCACATTTTGGAGCTTCGCAATTTCTACCAGACCAAACGCGATTATTTCCTCGATCTGATGAAGCAGAGCAGATTCGAGCCGTTGACGAGCAAAGGGACGTATTTTCAGTTGATGAAATACGATCAGATCAGTAAAAAGGGAGACAAGTCCTTCGCAGAATGGTTGACCGTTGAAAAAGGCGTCGCCACGATTCCCGTTTCAGTTTTTTACCATAGTGGAGAAGACAACAAGGTGCTCAGATTCTGTTTCGCCAAGGAAAATTCGACTTTGGAAAAGGCGGCTGAGATTCTGATTCGCCTCTGA
- the dinB gene encoding DNA polymerase IV, translated as MRKIIHIDMDAFFASVEQRDDPSLKGLAIAVGGSPSGRGVVMTASYEARKFGVKSAMSSMTAQRLCPNLIFVRPRMEAYKLASQQIRDIFYRHTDLVEPLSLDEAYLDVTENKSGNPSAIAIAREIKASILLETGLTASAGVSFNKFLAKMASGHHKPNGLNYISPEIAQTFIDALPIHKFHGIGEKTAEKMKALGIHSGADLRNQDLKFLTRNFGKMGDYFHQISHGIDGRAVVPDRLTKSVSVEDTFAEDVDDFAILDDEIDRLASLLQQRFEKYALFGRTLTLKVKFADFQQISRSESRNQPFRSESEIAACAKLLLRKTEVNVKKARLLGIGVSNFGQDQKPKPFDGQLYIQFNDQDCLGMPTF; from the coding sequence ATGCGCAAGATCATTCACATCGACATGGACGCATTTTTTGCTTCCGTGGAACAACGGGACGATCCATCGTTGAAAGGTTTGGCGATTGCAGTCGGGGGCAGTCCCAGCGGTCGAGGAGTCGTGATGACTGCAAGCTATGAGGCACGCAAATTTGGCGTCAAGTCCGCCATGTCCTCAATGACTGCACAGCGGCTTTGTCCGAACTTGATCTTTGTGCGCCCGCGCATGGAAGCCTACAAGTTGGCAAGCCAACAGATTCGAGACATCTTTTACCGCCATACGGACCTCGTGGAGCCGCTTTCCCTCGACGAAGCCTATCTCGATGTGACGGAAAACAAATCGGGAAACCCATCGGCGATTGCGATTGCCAGAGAAATCAAAGCAAGCATCCTGCTTGAAACCGGGCTCACAGCCTCGGCGGGCGTTTCATTCAACAAGTTCCTGGCCAAAATGGCGAGCGGACACCACAAACCCAATGGCCTCAATTACATCTCTCCAGAAATCGCCCAAACGTTCATCGACGCGCTGCCTATTCACAAATTCCACGGGATTGGAGAAAAAACCGCGGAAAAAATGAAGGCACTCGGCATTCATTCCGGCGCCGATTTGCGTAACCAAGATTTGAAATTCTTAACGCGGAATTTCGGAAAAATGGGCGACTACTTTCATCAGATCTCTCATGGGATTGACGGGCGTGCAGTTGTGCCAGACCGGCTGACCAAATCCGTCAGTGTGGAAGATACGTTTGCCGAGGATGTTGATGACTTTGCGATTTTGGACGATGAGATTGATCGGCTTGCTTCCCTCTTACAACAACGTTTTGAAAAGTATGCGCTTTTTGGCCGAACGCTGACGTTGAAGGTGAAATTTGCCGATTTCCAGCAAATCAGCCGAAGCGAGAGTCGAAATCAGCCATTCCGATCGGAAAGCGAGATTGCTGCCTGTGCGAAGTTGCTTTTACGGAAAACAGAGGTCAACGTGAAGAAGGCAAGATTGCTCGGGATTGGTGTTTCCAATTTTGGCCAGGACCAAAAACCGAAACCCTTTGACGGGCAGCTATACATCCAGTTTAACGACCAAGATTGTCTGGGAATGCCCACATTCTAG
- a CDS encoding methyltransferase domain-containing protein: MTTIYDKIETKVSQGEFDDILTYHDWRHRIPIREGFSTPGYLSDNYWNLSNFPNDLKGKSVLDIGSNDGINSFHSERIGARSVLGIDLYKEGADLKHTSGWSPTGCAIAKAALNSKVEFKPLSLFDLGTLNQSFDVVLFADVMNWLTDLPTAINSVSSVCNERLIIRDGLIRKKEGVPYLQYVHSPEMDLMFLPNATFMEVILKQNGFKHISIQKIKSRQLLEEVVSDFPLVTSTTEVQIYASPWSTEPVRTMKMTAAQALSKVEDRLFIRRIGWVKVSDVSAEIFRPRALYSFARKMFGKNAVMWLKDVLSQDVDESYTIVATR, from the coding sequence ATGACGACCATATACGATAAAATCGAGACGAAAGTCAGCCAAGGGGAGTTTGATGATATTTTGACTTACCATGATTGGAGACATAGAATTCCAATCCGGGAAGGCTTTTCAACACCTGGTTATCTGAGTGATAATTATTGGAACCTATCCAACTTCCCTAACGACTTGAAGGGTAAATCCGTGCTTGATATCGGTTCCAACGATGGGATCAATTCCTTTCACAGTGAGCGTATTGGAGCAAGGTCGGTTTTAGGGATCGACTTATACAAAGAAGGCGCCGATTTGAAACATACTTCTGGCTGGAGTCCAACGGGTTGCGCCATTGCCAAGGCGGCATTAAATTCAAAAGTGGAGTTCAAGCCGTTGAGTTTGTTTGATTTGGGAACACTGAACCAATCGTTTGATGTGGTGCTTTTTGCAGACGTCATGAATTGGCTCACAGACCTTCCTACAGCCATCAATTCTGTCTCAAGTGTCTGCAATGAACGATTGATCATCCGGGATGGACTGATTCGGAAAAAGGAAGGTGTGCCCTATTTGCAGTATGTCCACAGCCCTGAAATGGATTTGATGTTCCTTCCGAATGCCACCTTTATGGAGGTGATCCTCAAGCAGAACGGTTTCAAGCATATCAGTATTCAGAAAATCAAAAGCCGTCAATTATTGGAGGAAGTTGTCAGCGATTTTCCGTTGGTAACAAGTACGACGGAGGTTCAGATCTACGCTTCTCCATGGTCCACGGAGCCGGTTAGAACGATGAAAATGACTGCGGCCCAAGCTTTGAGCAAAGTGGAGGACCGTTTGTTTATTCGTCGGATTGGTTGGGTGAAGGTGTCTGATGTGAGCGCCGAGATTTTCCGGCCAAGGGCCCTGTACAGCTTCGCCCGGAAGATGTTTGGAAAAAATGCAGTCATGTGGCTGAAAGATGTTCTCTCCCAGGACGTTGATGAATCTTATACGATCGTGGCCACGCGCTAG
- a CDS encoding peptidoglycan DD-metalloendopeptidase family protein has product MMENFLRYAATVSGELLDVHIKGKSLPRINLSVENPANVGSHLFEFAALEAYVRRCMEETGSNLLWGGYLERRALYRASPLFQEEKNPRDIHLGLDFWTAAGSTVYAPLAGTIHSFQDNNAFKDYGPTVILRHELQGKVFHTLYGHLSRTSLEALEIGQTIQKGQRIGWLGNSAENGNWPPHLHFQIIMDMQDYAGDYPGVCAFTEVEQYASNCPDPSLLLGL; this is encoded by the coding sequence ATGATGGAGAATTTTTTGAGGTACGCTGCAACGGTTTCCGGCGAGCTATTGGATGTGCACATCAAGGGTAAAAGTCTGCCTCGGATCAACTTGTCCGTTGAGAATCCAGCAAATGTGGGAAGCCATCTCTTTGAATTTGCGGCTTTGGAGGCGTATGTTCGGCGATGCATGGAAGAAACCGGCTCAAATCTACTCTGGGGCGGGTATTTGGAACGCCGGGCGCTGTATCGCGCGAGCCCATTGTTTCAAGAGGAGAAAAACCCAAGAGACATCCATCTTGGCCTTGATTTCTGGACGGCTGCCGGCTCCACCGTGTATGCTCCCTTGGCAGGAACCATACACAGTTTCCAGGATAACAATGCATTCAAGGATTACGGGCCCACAGTGATCCTGAGACATGAACTCCAGGGAAAGGTCTTCCACACGCTTTATGGCCATCTCTCAAGAACTTCCCTTGAGGCACTGGAAATCGGCCAAACGATCCAAAAAGGGCAACGCATTGGCTGGCTCGGCAATTCAGCGGAGAATGGAAATTGGCCACCCCACCTGCATTTTCAAATCATCATGGACATGCAAGACTACGCAGGAGATTACCCTGGCGTTTGTGCCTTTACGGAAGTGGAGCAATATGCCAGCAATTGCCCGGATCCAAGTCTTCTACTCGGGCTTTGA
- the asnS gene encoding asparagine--tRNA ligase, translated as MQYEAARVKDMYRKPETLLGKPIEVKGWIRGSRDQKDVAFLAFNDGTFYSNMQVVAKNTLPNFDEIARASLGSSITVRGVLQVSEGKGQAHDIDAHEIVIEGLADLSNPIQNKRMTMEFLREIPHMRVRTNTFMAVFRVRSLLAHAIHTFFQERDFVYVHTPIITSADAEGAGELFRISTIEPKDYKYDKEGNVVWSEELLGTRGYLTVSGQLNVEPFCVPFRNVYTFGPTFRAENSNTPKHANEFWMIEPEIAFGDLEADKALAEDMIKYIFNYVLEKAPEEMEFFNEWVDKGLLGRLRNILDNEFEQITYTTAIEILKKANKNFEYKPEWGINLQTEHERFLAEEHFKKPVFVTDYPKEIKAFYMRLNEDGKTVRAMDLLVPGIGEIIGGSQREERLDNLLAMMKHHGLDPATYEGYLDLRRFGTFPHAGFGLGFERAVMYLTGMKNIRDVIPYPRTPNNVIF; from the coding sequence ATGCAATACGAGGCAGCTAGAGTCAAAGACATGTACCGGAAGCCAGAGACGCTTCTCGGAAAACCCATCGAAGTCAAAGGTTGGATCCGCGGTAGCCGCGACCAGAAAGACGTCGCATTTTTGGCCTTCAACGACGGCACATTTTACAGCAATATGCAGGTCGTCGCCAAAAATACGCTGCCCAACTTTGATGAAATCGCAAGGGCAAGCCTTGGTTCGTCGATCACGGTCCGTGGTGTTTTGCAGGTTTCCGAAGGCAAAGGCCAAGCCCATGACATCGACGCCCATGAAATTGTAATCGAAGGGCTTGCAGATCTGAGCAACCCGATCCAGAACAAGCGCATGACGATGGAGTTCCTCCGGGAAATTCCGCACATGCGCGTGCGCACCAACACCTTCATGGCCGTGTTCCGCGTGCGGTCCTTGCTCGCGCATGCGATCCACACCTTCTTTCAGGAGCGTGACTTCGTGTACGTGCATACACCTATTATTACAAGCGCAGATGCAGAGGGTGCCGGAGAATTGTTCCGCATCAGCACCATCGAACCCAAGGACTACAAATACGACAAGGAAGGCAACGTGGTATGGAGCGAAGAATTGCTCGGTACCCGCGGCTATTTGACCGTGAGTGGTCAACTCAACGTGGAGCCATTTTGTGTGCCGTTCCGCAACGTCTATACCTTTGGGCCGACCTTCCGCGCAGAGAATTCCAACACGCCCAAGCATGCCAACGAGTTTTGGATGATCGAACCCGAGATTGCCTTTGGCGACTTGGAGGCAGACAAGGCCTTGGCCGAAGACATGATCAAGTACATCTTCAACTATGTCTTGGAAAAGGCGCCTGAAGAGATGGAATTCTTCAACGAATGGGTCGACAAAGGCCTTTTGGGACGTTTGCGCAACATTCTCGACAACGAATTTGAGCAGATCACCTACACCACGGCCATTGAAATTCTGAAAAAGGCCAACAAAAACTTCGAATACAAGCCGGAATGGGGCATTAACCTCCAAACCGAGCATGAGCGTTTCCTGGCGGAGGAACATTTCAAGAAGCCCGTTTTTGTGACGGATTATCCGAAGGAAATCAAGGCCTTTTATATGCGCCTGAACGAGGACGGCAAAACGGTTCGTGCGATGGACTTGTTGGTGCCCGGCATCGGCGAAATCATTGGCGGTAGCCAACGTGAAGAGCGTTTGGACAACCTGTTGGCGATGATGAAGCACCATGGCTTGGATCCCGCGACCTACGAAGGTTATCTGGACCTGCGCCGCTTCGGCACCTTCCCACACGCAGGCTTCGGCCTCGGCTTCGAACGCGCCGTCATGTACCTCACCGGAATGAAAAACATCCGCGACGTGATCCCGTACCCACGTACGCCCAACAACGTCATTTTTTAA
- a CDS encoding endonuclease domain-containing protein, which produces MGRPPYTNVTELLRKLRQQATPAEKVLWQALRNHKLEGYKFRRQEFVYYDEADGRRLFFIPDFYCPACKVAIELDGKIHDFSKDYDQVRDALISRLGIVVIRFKNEDLENLDELLGRILAVLRTRVKRW; this is translated from the coding sequence GTGGGCAGACCACCTTATACCAACGTCACCGAGTTGTTGCGAAAGCTGCGGCAGCAGGCAACGCCCGCCGAAAAAGTGCTCTGGCAGGCGTTGCGAAACCATAAACTCGAAGGTTACAAATTTCGTCGGCAGGAATTCGTCTACTATGACGAAGCCGATGGGCGTCGGCTTTTCTTCATTCCCGATTTTTATTGCCCAGCGTGCAAAGTTGCGATTGAGTTGGATGGCAAAATCCATGATTTCAGCAAGGACTACGACCAGGTTCGCGATGCGTTGATCAGTCGGCTGGGGATAGTTGTGATTCGGTTCAAGAATGAGGATTTGGAGAATCTGGATGAATTGCTTGGAAGGATTTTGGCGGTGCTGAGGACGCGGGTCAAGCGATGGTAA
- a CDS encoding FKBP-type peptidyl-prolyl cis-trans isomerase, with amino-acid sequence MKSKSILIALLFAMVPFFACAQISHEGETNDRIKIGRHVWKDQNDQIKAEVVHDEKGVLQSFRTWDDQGLLIDDVRMDAKRKRNEFPPLNLTMEEDGFGFQLIAGQAQTNAPAPRQGERVGVFYEGCLQDGTVFDGNFGSKKPFRFRFQMNEVVPGFDRAVEMLKVGQEGYFWIPCELAYGPNVAGEIPPFSDLLFRIKLVDLN; translated from the coding sequence ATGAAATCAAAATCGATCCTTATTGCCCTGCTGTTTGCGATGGTCCCGTTTTTTGCATGCGCCCAGATTTCCCACGAAGGCGAAACCAACGACCGCATCAAAATCGGCCGTCACGTTTGGAAGGATCAAAATGATCAAATCAAGGCCGAGGTCGTGCATGACGAAAAGGGGGTTTTGCAATCCTTCCGCACCTGGGACGATCAGGGGCTGTTGATCGATGATGTGAGGATGGATGCCAAACGCAAACGCAACGAATTTCCGCCGTTGAACCTGACGATGGAGGAGGATGGTTTTGGCTTTCAATTGATTGCAGGTCAGGCCCAAACCAATGCACCCGCTCCGCGCCAAGGCGAACGTGTGGGCGTATTCTACGAAGGCTGCCTCCAAGACGGAACCGTGTTTGATGGCAACTTTGGCTCCAAGAAGCCGTTCCGGTTCCGATTTCAGATGAACGAAGTCGTCCCGGGCTTTGACCGCGCCGTGGAAATGCTCAAAGTAGGGCAGGAGGGCTATTTCTGGATTCCCTGCGAATTGGCCTACGGCCCCAATGTCGCCGGTGAGATTCCACCGTTTTCCGATTTGTTGTTTCGGATCAAGCTGGTGGATTTGAATTGA
- a CDS encoding response regulator transcription factor yields the protein MSIKVIIVEDNVDVNQSLVALLNGTDTTDCIASFENAEDFSKALPDLSPDVVLMDIHLPGNSGIDCIRAMKPLYPQVQYLIFSIFDDVQHIFAGLEAGACGYILKTAPFSELLAAIQDIHQGGSPMSGPIARKVVQRFQQKRENVELQKLSPREQELLALLSKGFRYKEIADQLSISIETVRKHVRNIYEKLQVQSRTDALNKVFGSE from the coding sequence ATGTCGATCAAAGTCATTATCGTCGAAGACAACGTAGATGTCAACCAGAGCCTCGTCGCGCTTCTGAATGGAACCGATACGACGGATTGCATTGCATCCTTTGAAAATGCGGAAGATTTCTCGAAGGCGCTTCCGGACTTGTCTCCCGATGTTGTCTTGATGGACATCCATTTGCCGGGCAATTCGGGAATTGATTGCATCCGAGCGATGAAACCTTTGTATCCGCAAGTCCAATACCTGATTTTCAGCATTTTTGATGATGTCCAGCATATTTTTGCCGGCCTTGAAGCCGGAGCTTGTGGCTACATTTTGAAAACAGCTCCCTTCTCTGAGTTATTGGCCGCAATTCAGGACATTCATCAGGGTGGTTCACCCATGAGCGGCCCGATTGCACGAAAGGTCGTCCAACGCTTCCAACAAAAGAGGGAAAACGTCGAATTGCAAAAACTTTCCCCTCGAGAACAGGAATTGTTGGCGCTGTTGTCCAAGGGCTTCCGATACAAAGAAATTGCCGATCAGCTTTCCATCAGCATAGAAACCGTGAGAAAACATGTGCGCAATATCTACGAGAAGTTGCAGGTGCAGTCACGGACGGATGCGTTGAATAAGGTGTTTGGGAGTGAATGA
- a CDS encoding tetratricopeptide repeat protein has product MEGNTFVGQQGDGVDDTEVQKLNQEADLLLEQGKTKAARKLLFQSLELEENKTTYNSLGIADQLDLNYPSAIAYYEKALAMDSNYVYARLNLARTYFESGNSEMGIRLNLQVIAAKADSFTVGTAHLHITKIYVKLGECGAAINHHELSKVILAGDVRTKEQLERNARLIEKSCHTPEAKFKMWLKAHPGEGEMHDLSK; this is encoded by the coding sequence GTGGAAGGAAATACCTTTGTTGGGCAACAGGGGGACGGCGTCGACGATACGGAAGTTCAAAAATTGAATCAAGAAGCCGATTTACTCCTCGAACAAGGCAAAACAAAGGCTGCAAGAAAATTGCTGTTCCAATCTCTGGAATTGGAAGAAAACAAAACCACCTACAATAGCCTCGGGATTGCCGATCAGTTGGACCTCAATTATCCATCCGCCATCGCCTACTATGAAAAAGCCTTGGCAATGGACTCTAATTATGTCTATGCGCGGCTGAACCTCGCAAGGACCTATTTTGAAAGCGGGAACTCCGAGATGGGTATTCGGCTCAATTTGCAGGTCATTGCCGCGAAGGCTGATTCTTTCACGGTTGGAACGGCGCATTTGCACATCACAAAAATCTACGTCAAACTCGGCGAATGTGGTGCTGCCATCAATCACCATGAATTGTCGAAGGTGATCCTCGCAGGAGATGTTCGCACAAAAGAACAGCTGGAACGTAACGCCCGGCTCATCGAAAAAAGCTGCCATACACCGGAGGCAAAATTCAAAATGTGGCTGAAAGCGCATCCGGGAGAAGGCGAAATGCACGATTTGAGCAAATAA
- a CDS encoding VWA domain-containing protein produces the protein MSDFLNTFLTTPDYWPLAFGLIPLLVLIGIVYYKNRKAMKIWFAPGEYGFFLPEVKLVMRGVAAVCILLALLGPYWGRTEQEVPIRGREVYVLIDVSASMNCEDIAPSRLQKVKREVKKMIGQMNGDRVGLIVFTSDAYVQCPLTSDLNAANLFLDLVGTAQFSNSGTNFREALQTALTRFQEAEDSLEVNKKLSRSIVLISDGEDFGDTYTSVVGRLKDSGITVFTVGVGTYAGAQVPEYRNGQKVGLKKAEDGSPAISQLKDETLQDIASSFNTEYLAIDDQFDNLDPVLDQIKLLSSQELDREKRLAEVNQYQIFLAIGVVLLIISMFWLPYSTKRRSGSKTE, from the coding sequence ATGAGTGACTTTCTCAATACCTTTCTGACAACGCCAGACTATTGGCCGCTTGCCTTTGGGCTCATTCCTTTGTTGGTGCTGATCGGGATCGTTTATTACAAGAACCGCAAAGCCATGAAAATCTGGTTTGCGCCAGGCGAATACGGCTTTTTCCTTCCCGAAGTCAAGCTTGTGATGCGTGGTGTCGCGGCAGTTTGTATCCTGCTTGCCTTGCTCGGACCTTATTGGGGCCGCACGGAGCAGGAAGTGCCCATTCGTGGCCGCGAAGTGTATGTGCTGATCGACGTTTCTGCCTCCATGAACTGCGAAGACATTGCACCGTCGCGCCTTCAAAAGGTCAAACGCGAGGTCAAAAAGATGATCGGGCAGATGAATGGCGACCGTGTAGGTTTGATTGTCTTCACTTCGGATGCCTACGTCCAATGTCCGCTGACGAGTGATTTGAACGCTGCGAATCTCTTTCTCGACTTGGTCGGAACCGCCCAATTCAGCAATTCCGGCACCAATTTCCGCGAAGCACTTCAGACCGCATTGACGCGTTTTCAGGAAGCGGAAGACTCCTTGGAAGTCAACAAGAAGCTCAGCCGGTCGATTGTCTTGATTTCCGATGGCGAAGATTTTGGCGACACCTATACCTCCGTCGTCGGGCGATTGAAAGACAGCGGAATTACCGTCTTCACCGTGGGCGTGGGCACCTACGCAGGCGCGCAAGTCCCCGAATACCGCAACGGCCAAAAGGTCGGACTCAAGAAAGCCGAAGACGGAAGTCCTGCCATTTCGCAGTTGAAGGACGAAACGCTGCAAGACATTGCAAGCAGCTTCAACACGGAATATCTGGCGATTGACGATCAGTTTGACAACTTGGATCCGGTATTGGATCAGATCAAACTGCTGTCTTCGCAGGAATTGGACCGGGAAAAGCGTTTGGCGGAGGTGAATCAATACCAGATTTTTTTGGCGATTGGCGTCGTTTTGCTGATCATTTCGATGTTTTGGTTGCCCTACAGCACCAAGCGTCGCAGTGGAAGCAAGACTGAGTGA
- a CDS encoding ABC transporter permease, with amino-acid sequence MKAESTVSSITPTGRSKSLGFWKSAWLRFKKRAVNRIAFRFIVFLAAVALFADFLAYNKPLVCKKGETIYFPVVADYLADFGFYKWEKDLINQDWHEMEYEWAFWAPIRYLPADIDYKNQRVMSPFAKQRVSSWKRWHFMGTDRDGRDVISGLIHGTRISLTIGLVATGIAGIIGMILGSIAGYYGDTRFQLTTAGMILGFLGIVLGYFYGFQVRGLLLSEALAMGPMAIFPQFLLSVLILCGTTALFIQLARPFKNVPFLGKRRDVWLDMIISRVIEIFSTIPTLLLIITVMALTEKRSIFFIMVIIGVLGWTGVARFTRAEMLRTRSQEFMEAARSMGFNNFRLMFRHALPNSLASVVVVLTFSVAGAIGLEAALSFLGIGVPDNVVTWGSLLRASRSSLSAWWLSVFPGMAVFCTVIAINVIGEGFRDALDPKLRHEQS; translated from the coding sequence ATGAAAGCGGAATCGACAGTGTCCAGCATCACCCCAACGGGCCGGAGCAAAAGCCTCGGCTTCTGGAAATCGGCTTGGTTGCGCTTCAAAAAGCGGGCAGTGAACCGGATTGCCTTTCGATTTATCGTTTTTCTCGCGGCGGTGGCTCTGTTTGCAGATTTTTTGGCCTACAATAAACCCTTGGTCTGCAAGAAGGGGGAAACCATCTATTTTCCCGTAGTCGCCGATTACCTTGCTGATTTTGGGTTCTACAAATGGGAAAAGGACCTGATCAACCAAGATTGGCATGAGATGGAGTACGAATGGGCCTTTTGGGCACCCATCCGCTATTTGCCAGCAGACATTGACTATAAAAATCAGCGGGTCATGAGTCCGTTTGCCAAGCAACGGGTCTCCTCTTGGAAAAGATGGCATTTTATGGGAACCGACCGCGATGGGAGGGACGTCATCAGCGGGTTGATTCATGGAACGCGGATTTCGCTCACAATTGGCTTGGTAGCAACCGGAATCGCAGGCATCATCGGGATGATCCTGGGTTCGATCGCAGGATACTATGGGGATACGCGTTTTCAATTGACGACCGCAGGCATGATTTTGGGCTTCCTCGGCATCGTGTTGGGCTATTTCTATGGATTTCAAGTTCGTGGCCTGCTGTTAAGCGAAGCACTTGCAATGGGCCCCATGGCGATCTTTCCACAATTTTTGTTGAGCGTCTTGATTCTCTGTGGAACGACAGCATTGTTCATCCAACTCGCACGTCCTTTCAAGAACGTCCCGTTTCTAGGAAAACGCAGAGATGTCTGGCTCGACATGATCATTTCCCGCGTCATCGAAATTTTCAGTACGATCCCAACCCTGCTGTTGATCATCACGGTGATGGCACTTACGGAAAAGCGCAGCATCTTTTTTATCATGGTGATCATCGGCGTCTTGGGTTGGACGGGCGTCGCAAGATTCACACGTGCCGAAATGCTTCGCACACGCAGTCAGGAGTTCATGGAGGCGGCGCGTTCCATGGGATTCAACAATTTCCGCCTGATGTTTCGGCATGCCTTGCCGAATAGTTTGGCATCGGTCGTCGTTGTCCTGACATTCAGCGTTGCCGGCGCAATCGGGTTGGAAGCAGCACTCAGCTTTCTCGGAATCGGTGTTCCCGACAACGTGGTCACTTGGGGCTCCTTGTTGCGTGCATCCCGCAGCAGCCTTTCTGCTTGGTGGCTCAGTGTTTTTCCGGGAATGGCAGTCTTTTGCACCGTGATTGCCATCAACGTCATCGGTGAAGGGTTTCGCGATGCATTGGACCCCAAGTTGCGACACGAACAGTCCTGA